A window of the Oncorhynchus kisutch isolate 150728-3 linkage group LG12, Okis_V2, whole genome shotgun sequence genome harbors these coding sequences:
- the LOC109883172 gene encoding SH3 domain-binding glutamic acid-rich-like protein 3: MSIVVYFSSVSGSRELKQQQSQIFSFLDSKKIKYQAVDITQGSEIKEEMRKKTGNPAALPPQVFNKDVYCGDFSVFYEAVETGKAEAFFKL; the protein is encoded by the exons ATGTCTATCGTGGTGTATTTCAGCAGCGTCAGCGGATCCAGAGAG CTAAAGCAACAGCAGAGCCAGATCTTCTCCTTCCTGGACTCTAAGAAGATCAAGTACCAGGCAGTGGACATCACCCAGGGGTCAGAGATCaaagaggagatgaggaagaaGACGGGAAACCCCGCCGCTCTGCCACCACAGGTCTTCAACAAGGATGTCTACTGCGGG GACTTCTCTGTGTTTTATGAGGCGGTGGAGACTGGAAAAGCAGAGGCCTTCTTTAAGCtgtaa